The Candidatus Neomarinimicrobiota bacterium region GTGTGATGCAGATCAAAGCACTTAATACCAGAGCCTGTTTAACTTTTTTATATGAAACTTTATGCATAAATCCTCGTATGGTTAATTTAAAGCGGGTACGGAAATTACTCTTGCCTAACCTGAAAAACCTCAAGTTACCTCCTTGGTTTAGGTCCGTGCCCGTTTTTTCTTATTTTTTCCTGAATGTTAATTTTATCGGCACACCTTTAAACCCAAACGATTTTCTCAATTTATTCTCAAGATATCGCTTATAAGTAATTGGCATCAAGTTTGGATAATTAGTAAACAGGGCAAAAATTGGCGGACCATAATGTACTTGGGTCATGTATTTGATTTTGATATTCTTTCCCTTAACCGCAGGCGGGTTCAATTCCCTTGTAGCCGAATTCAAAAATGCATTCAACTTTGATGTGGAAATAGATTGATTGCGAGCTTCGTGTACGCCATCAGCCGCTTCTAGCACAGCCGATATTCGTTGTTTGGTCTTGGCGGAAATAAATAATATAGGAAAATGCGCAAGCTCTCGGTATTGGTATCGCATCTCCTTTTCGTATTCAGAAAGTGTTGCAGAATCTTTTTCTACAAGATCCCATTTATTCACAATTAGTACCATGCCCTTACCGGATTTTATAATGAGGTTTGCGATGGATTTGTCCTGCTTGCCGAATGCTTTATTTCCGTCAATCATCATCAGCGCTACATCGCATGCCTGAATAGATCTTCTGCTCCTTACCGTGCTGTAAAATTCGATATTATCCATGGCTTTGCTTTTTTTTCGAAGCCCGGCCGTGTCAATCAGAGTGATGTCTTTCCCATGCCATTTCAAATTAGAGTCCACCGCATCGCGTGTGGTACCCGGGACATTTGTAACAATTGAATTTTCTTTTCTCAATAAAGCATTTGCCAAGGAGGATTTTCCCACATTCGGCATTCCAACAATGGCAAGGCGTAAATCCTGGTGTGGTTCTTCGTCCTGAGGATCGAATGTGAGATTTAGTTTTGCAACTATTTCATCAAGAAGATCACCGGTGAGTCTTCCAGTCAACGCAGAAAAAG contains the following coding sequences:
- the der gene encoding ribosome biogenesis GTPase Der, whose protein sequence is MATPLIAIVGRPNVGKSTFFNRLLKQRKAIVDPQEGITRDRVYGITEWTGHTLQFVDTGGYIPVDEDAFTAAVREQARQAIDEADLVLFMVDGREDPTASDKTLAQFVRKSGKKLIVAVNKCDTLESEERINAFHEFGLEPLIPFSALTGRLTGDLLDEIVAKLNLTFDPQDEEPHQDLRLAIVGMPNVGKSSLANALLRKENSIVTNVPGTTRDAVDSNLKWHGKDITLIDTAGLRKKSKAMDNIEFYSTVRSRRSIQACDVALMMIDGNKAFGKQDKSIANLIIKSGKGMVLIVNKWDLVEKDSATLSEYEKEMRYQYRELAHFPILFISAKTKQRISAVLEAADGVHEARNQSISTSKLNAFLNSATRELNPPAVKGKNIKIKYMTQVHYGPPIFALFTNYPNLMPITYKRYLENKLRKSFGFKGVPIKLTFRKK